One Candidatus Methylomirabilota bacterium genomic region harbors:
- a CDS encoding FAD-binding oxidoreductase, with translation MANQTADVVVIGGGVNGCSTAFHLAERGAKRVILVERRHLGAGASGKSGSLVRMHYTNPHESRLAHESLKYFHDWKNRVGGDCGFERLGYLKLVARGHRDRLERNVAAQQTIGIKTRVITSEEVREILPECRLDDIGGAAYEPDSGYADPNATTFSLAEAARRLGVEIRTHCEATRIVTERGRVTGVETTAGRIDTPAVVLVPGAWAHTLLEPLGISLPLQPFRIQVSIFRWPAGFTRRHCVISDDTHEAWIRPEGAASTLIGVELGASHGDPEKYSESVDPDYVTLCRERLSARLPAFAEATMRGGWAGMIMMSQDGRAIIDQIPSVPGLWVMLGDSGTSFKTSPAIGRCLAEWVTEGKPALMDLTPFRASRFAEGKPWVDADNYGRERLTVSR, from the coding sequence ATGGCCAATCAGACCGCGGATGTCGTCGTCATCGGGGGCGGGGTCAATGGGTGTAGCACGGCCTTTCACCTGGCCGAGCGGGGCGCCAAGCGCGTGATCCTGGTCGAGCGACGCCACCTGGGCGCCGGGGCCAGCGGTAAGTCAGGCTCGCTGGTCCGCATGCACTACACCAACCCCCACGAGTCCCGCCTGGCCCACGAGAGCCTCAAGTATTTCCACGACTGGAAGAATCGGGTGGGCGGCGACTGCGGCTTCGAGCGCCTCGGCTATCTCAAGCTCGTGGCCCGCGGACATCGCGATAGGTTGGAGCGTAACGTCGCCGCCCAGCAGACGATCGGGATCAAGACCCGCGTGATCACCTCCGAGGAGGTGCGCGAGATCCTTCCGGAGTGCCGTCTGGACGACATCGGCGGCGCCGCCTACGAGCCCGACTCGGGCTATGCCGACCCGAACGCCACCACGTTCTCGCTCGCGGAGGCGGCCCGGCGCCTCGGCGTCGAGATCCGCACCCACTGCGAGGCGACGCGCATCGTCACTGAGCGCGGCCGCGTTACCGGCGTGGAGACCACAGCCGGGCGCATCGACACGCCCGCGGTGGTGCTCGTCCCCGGCGCCTGGGCGCACACCCTGCTGGAGCCCTTGGGGATCAGCCTGCCGCTCCAGCCCTTCCGCATCCAGGTGTCCATCTTCCGCTGGCCCGCCGGCTTCACCCGGCGCCACTGCGTGATCAGCGACGACACCCACGAGGCGTGGATACGACCGGAGGGCGCGGCGTCCACGCTGATCGGCGTGGAGCTGGGCGCCTCCCATGGTGATCCCGAGAAGTACAGCGAGAGCGTGGACCCGGACTACGTCACCCTCTGCCGCGAAAGGCTCTCCGCGCGCCTCCCCGCGTTCGCGGAGGCGACCATGCGGGGCGGTTGGGCGGGGATGATCATGATGTCCCAGGACGGGCGCGCCATCATCGATCAGATCCCGTCCGTGCCCGGCCTCTGGGTGATGCTGGGCGACTCCGGCACCTCCTTCAAGACCTCTCCCGCCATCGGCCGCTGTCTCGCCGAGTGGGTCACCGAGGGCAAGCCGGCGCTCATGGACCTCACACCCTTCCGCGCCTCCCGCTTCGCCGAGGGCAAGCCCTGGGTGGACGCGGACAACTACGGACGCGAGCGCCTGACCGTCTCGCGGTAG
- a CDS encoding cupin domain-containing protein, which yields MNAVKDSSHLYEVERRARHAERPGFRISELQISPTQQVPWHYHTRVQDTFYVLEGRLRIFLRDPKEEVRLAPGETYTVRPGRAHLVTNAGESSATFLVLQGIGEYDYVPLTGPEAKAR from the coding sequence ATGAATGCGGTCAAGGATTCGAGCCATCTCTACGAGGTCGAGCGCCGGGCGCGTCACGCCGAGCGGCCGGGCTTCCGCATCTCGGAGCTGCAGATCTCGCCCACGCAGCAGGTGCCGTGGCACTACCACACCCGCGTGCAGGACACGTTTTACGTCCTGGAGGGCCGGCTGCGCATCTTCCTGCGCGACCCGAAGGAAGAGGTGCGCCTCGCGCCGGGGGAGACCTACACCGTCCGGCCCGGGCGGGCGCACCTCGTCACGAACGCGGGCGAATCTTCCGCGACCTTCCTCGTGCTGCAGGGCATCGGCGAGTATGACTACGTGCCGCTGACCGGCCCGGAGGCCAAGGCCCGGTAG
- a CDS encoding thiamine pyrophosphate-binding protein, whose amino-acid sequence MTPRTGAQLLVHALVGAGVRHLFSLSGNQILSVYDATIEQPISILHTRHEAGAVHMADAWGRLTERPGVALVTAGPGHLNAISALYGALMSESPVVLLSGHAPKGQAGRGAFQEIDQVGAARPVTKAAWRVESAASMGEDMTRALTVAASGRPGPVHLSLPGDLLEAKVAEAPAAAPAAPRHEPTLIPDVTIAQILERLESARRPLIVLGPAMARAARGAAVAALSRATGIPALPVESPRGLNDPWLHMAANIFAQADAVLLLGKRLDYGLRFGDAGVFAADRHIIQVDWDAAALANDARVALSLVADPARVAVRLAADATGRRWRHAAWGDEVRAARNAVPPGWAALRAATSRSIHPLRVGAALQPLLDRGAILVADGGEFGQWIQAGCEARTRLINGPSGSIGSAIPMALGAKAAHPDKLVIAALGDGTFGFHAFELDTAVRHGLPIVTVVGNDARWNAEHQLQLQHYGAERTVGCELRPTRYDQVAVALGAHAEHVESPGDLDAALERAIASGRPAVINVMIDGVPAPTYRSGAGAH is encoded by the coding sequence ATGACGCCGCGCACCGGCGCACAGCTCCTCGTCCACGCGCTCGTGGGCGCGGGCGTCCGCCACCTCTTCTCCCTGTCCGGCAATCAGATCCTGTCCGTCTACGACGCCACCATCGAGCAGCCGATCTCGATCCTCCACACGCGGCACGAGGCGGGCGCGGTGCACATGGCGGATGCCTGGGGCCGCCTCACGGAGCGGCCGGGCGTGGCGCTGGTGACGGCGGGCCCGGGCCATCTCAACGCGATCTCGGCGCTCTACGGCGCGCTGATGTCGGAGTCACCCGTCGTGCTGCTTTCCGGCCATGCCCCGAAGGGTCAGGCGGGGCGCGGCGCCTTCCAGGAGATCGACCAGGTCGGCGCGGCGCGCCCGGTGACCAAAGCGGCGTGGCGCGTCGAGAGCGCGGCGAGTATGGGCGAGGATATGACGCGCGCGCTCACCGTCGCCGCCAGCGGGCGCCCGGGGCCCGTGCACCTGAGCTTGCCCGGCGATCTGCTCGAGGCGAAGGTGGCGGAGGCGCCGGCCGCCGCGCCCGCCGCGCCGCGGCACGAGCCGACGCTCATCCCCGACGTCACGATCGCGCAGATCCTCGAGCGGCTCGAGTCGGCGCGCCGGCCGCTGATCGTGCTCGGGCCCGCCATGGCCCGCGCCGCGCGCGGCGCCGCCGTCGCGGCGCTCAGCCGCGCCACGGGCATTCCCGCCCTGCCCGTGGAGAGCCCGCGCGGCCTCAACGATCCGTGGCTCCACATGGCCGCGAACATCTTCGCGCAGGCCGACGCGGTGCTGCTCCTGGGCAAGCGCCTCGACTACGGGCTGCGCTTCGGCGACGCGGGTGTCTTCGCCGCCGACCGCCACATCATCCAGGTGGACTGGGACGCCGCCGCGCTCGCCAACGACGCGCGTGTCGCGCTCTCCCTGGTGGCGGATCCCGCGCGCGTGGCCGTGCGTCTCGCCGCCGATGCGACCGGTCGACGGTGGAGGCACGCGGCCTGGGGCGACGAGGTGCGCGCCGCGCGCAACGCCGTGCCCCCGGGCTGGGCCGCGCTGCGCGCCGCGACGTCACGCTCCATTCATCCGCTCCGCGTGGGCGCGGCGCTGCAGCCCCTGCTCGATCGCGGCGCCATCCTCGTCGCCGACGGCGGCGAGTTCGGCCAGTGGATACAGGCGGGCTGCGAGGCGCGCACCCGTCTCATCAACGGCCCCTCGGGCTCGATCGGCAGCGCGATTCCGATGGCGCTCGGCGCCAAAGCCGCGCATCCCGACAAGCTCGTCATCGCCGCGCTGGGGGACGGCACGTTCGGCTTCCACGCCTTCGAGCTGGACACGGCCGTGCGCCACGGTCTCCCGATCGTGACGGTAGTGGGCAACGATGCGCGCTGGAACGCCGAGCATCAGCTCCAGCTCCAGCACTACGGCGCCGAGCGCACCGTGGGCTGCGAGCTGCGCCCCACCCGCTACGACCAGGTCGCGGTCGCCCTCGGCGCCCACGCCGAGCACGTCGAGTCCCCGGGGGATCTGGACGCGGCGCTGGAGCGCGCGATCGCAAGCGGACGCCCCGCGGTGATCAACGTGATGATCGACGGCGTCCCCGCGCCGACCTACCGCTCGGGGGCCGGCGCGCACTAG
- a CDS encoding D-TA family PLP-dependent enzyme, whose protein sequence is MTRVTELDTPVVTIRLDIMEANIRRVQALLDRRGIGNRPHIKTHKIPAIGVQQMAAGAMGITCQKLGEVEVFADAGVADDVLLTYNILGAAKAERLMAANRRIRRLTVALDNEVVARGLSEAAARAGQDLRFVVDCDTGMGRTGVQTPQAAVDLARMAMKLPRLQFQGLMTFPSKDPDTRVFFEEALGLLKQAGIPVPVVSGGGTPALATVNRFPMLTEHRAGTCVFNDAMVVSTGTATWDDCAMRVRATVVSRPTPERAVLDAGSKVLTSDQYFMKGFGHVMEYPEAAVTHLSEEHAVVDLSACPERPTVGDVVEVVPNHCCVVSNMVDELHGVRGGDVEVVWPVAARGRVR, encoded by the coding sequence ATGACACGCGTGACGGAGCTCGACACCCCCGTCGTCACCATCCGCCTCGACATCATGGAGGCGAACATCCGGCGCGTGCAGGCCCTGCTCGACCGGCGCGGCATCGGCAATCGCCCGCACATCAAGACCCACAAGATTCCCGCCATCGGCGTGCAGCAGATGGCGGCCGGTGCCATGGGGATCACCTGCCAGAAGCTCGGCGAGGTCGAGGTGTTCGCGGACGCGGGCGTGGCCGACGACGTGCTCCTCACCTACAACATCCTTGGAGCGGCGAAGGCCGAGCGGCTCATGGCGGCGAACCGCCGCATCCGGCGCCTCACCGTCGCCCTCGACAACGAGGTGGTGGCGCGGGGACTCTCCGAGGCGGCGGCGCGGGCCGGGCAGGATCTTCGCTTCGTGGTGGACTGCGATACCGGCATGGGGCGCACCGGCGTGCAGACGCCGCAGGCGGCCGTCGACCTCGCGCGGATGGCCATGAAGCTGCCGCGCCTTCAGTTCCAGGGCCTCATGACCTTCCCCAGCAAGGATCCCGATACCCGGGTCTTCTTCGAAGAGGCGCTCGGGCTCCTCAAGCAGGCGGGGATCCCGGTGCCGGTCGTCTCGGGCGGCGGGACGCCCGCGCTCGCCACCGTGAATCGCTTCCCCATGCTCACCGAGCATCGCGCGGGCACCTGCGTGTTCAACGACGCGATGGTGGTGTCCACCGGCACGGCGACATGGGACGACTGCGCGATGCGCGTGCGCGCCACCGTGGTGAGCCGGCCCACGCCCGAGCGCGCGGTGCTCGACGCCGGATCGAAAGTGCTCACATCAGACCAGTACTTCATGAAGGGCTTCGGCCACGTGATGGAGTATCCCGAGGCCGCCGTCACCCATCTCTCCGAGGAGCACGCGGTGGTGGATCTGAGCGCCTGCCCCGAGCGTCCGACGGTGGGCGACGTGGTGGAGGTGGTGCCGAACCACTGCTGCGTGGTCTCGAACATGGTGGACGAGCTGCACGGGGTGCGCGGCGGCGACGTCGAGGTGGTGTGGCCGGTCGCCGCGCGCGGCCGGGTGCGCTAG
- a CDS encoding ABC transporter substrate-binding protein — MTVSRRDLLKGAALAGAAAALPGGLAAPAAAQTTQKRELVVAQGGDIAWLDPHMSTSSNDIRISFNIFDNLTSRRPDGKLLAGLATEWKLQGQQAWVFKLRQGVKWHNGDPFTSADVKFSIDRTYDPAAKTRVSTILTTIERIETPDATTVVIHTKKPDPLLPARLGFYAGQIMPKKYFESVGAETFNQKPVGTGPVRFVSWTKDDKVVLDANPDYWGGKPDFDRLIVRALPEMAPRIGALLKGEIDIATQVPPDQGERVRGNASTTVAGALYGGLYVLAVNSKVKPLDNPLVKQALSVAIDRDAIIKELWRGRGIAPSGPIAKGDNHFDASLPALAYNPKEARELLKKAGYKNEEIVIETTAAYMAGDKPMSEAIQAMWKDVGVNAKVEVFEYSVRAQKNRDKTFKGLWWSDPTSTLRDPDGMMWRLLGPGGPQDYWRHAEWDELGNAARFSVDEKFRGEAYKKMTKIFLEHFPWIPVIQPYEDYGLQKYAEWTPDPLQQLEIRRFNFKFRRA, encoded by the coding sequence ATGACAGTAAGCCGTCGAGACCTACTCAAGGGCGCGGCCCTGGCCGGCGCCGCTGCCGCCCTGCCGGGCGGCCTGGCCGCTCCCGCTGCCGCCCAGACCACCCAGAAGCGCGAGCTGGTCGTCGCGCAGGGCGGAGACATCGCCTGGCTCGACCCGCATATGAGCACGTCGTCGAACGACATCCGGATCTCGTTCAACATCTTTGACAACCTCACGAGCCGCCGGCCGGACGGTAAGCTGCTCGCGGGACTCGCCACCGAGTGGAAGCTACAGGGCCAGCAGGCGTGGGTATTCAAGCTGCGCCAGGGGGTGAAATGGCACAACGGTGACCCGTTCACCTCGGCCGATGTCAAGTTCAGCATCGACCGGACTTACGATCCTGCCGCCAAGACCCGCGTGAGCACGATCCTCACCACCATCGAGCGGATCGAGACGCCGGACGCCACGACAGTCGTCATTCATACCAAGAAGCCGGATCCGCTCCTGCCTGCACGCCTTGGTTTTTACGCCGGTCAGATCATGCCCAAGAAGTACTTCGAGTCAGTCGGCGCTGAGACGTTCAACCAGAAGCCCGTGGGCACCGGTCCGGTCCGCTTCGTGTCCTGGACCAAGGACGACAAGGTCGTGTTGGATGCCAACCCCGACTACTGGGGCGGCAAGCCCGATTTCGATCGTCTCATCGTGCGGGCCTTGCCCGAGATGGCGCCGCGGATCGGCGCTCTACTCAAGGGCGAGATCGACATTGCCACCCAGGTGCCGCCGGACCAAGGGGAGCGGGTGCGGGGTAATGCGAGCACCACGGTGGCGGGCGCGCTCTACGGCGGCCTGTACGTCCTCGCCGTGAACAGCAAGGTGAAGCCCCTCGACAATCCGCTCGTGAAGCAGGCGCTGTCGGTCGCGATCGACCGCGACGCGATCATCAAGGAGCTCTGGCGCGGTCGCGGCATCGCGCCGAGCGGCCCCATTGCCAAGGGTGACAACCATTTCGATGCCTCGCTGCCAGCGCTTGCCTACAATCCCAAGGAGGCGCGGGAGCTTCTGAAGAAGGCCGGCTACAAGAATGAGGAGATCGTGATCGAGACGACCGCCGCCTACATGGCGGGGGACAAGCCGATGTCCGAGGCGATCCAGGCCATGTGGAAGGACGTCGGCGTGAACGCCAAGGTGGAGGTCTTCGAGTACTCGGTGCGAGCGCAGAAGAATCGCGACAAGACGTTCAAGGGGCTCTGGTGGTCCGATCCCACCTCCACGCTCCGCGATCCCGACGGCATGATGTGGCGCCTCCTTGGCCCCGGCGGTCCCCAGGACTACTGGCGGCATGCCGAGTGGGACGAGCTGGGCAACGCCGCGCGGTTCTCCGTGGACGAGAAGTTCCGCGGGGAGGCTTATAAGAAGATGACCAAGATCTTCCTCGAGCACTTCCCATGGATTCCGGTGATCCAGCCGTACGAGGATTACGGCCTG
- a CDS encoding inositol monophosphatase family protein — protein sequence MDATLAVMVEAARAGGAVARERQRRGFDVTIKGDGSPVTDADRDAEAAVARVLDAAYPEHGWLGEETGGRGSAGRRFIVDPIDGTRNFVKGLPQWATLVALEEDGVVTAGVVYQPIIDVLHVARRGEGAYADGVRIHVSAVSELRDGTLLHGALGMLRPPELWDGFLRLVDATTYQRGFGDYLSFTTVAEGKGEVALTPGVKPWDLAALRLLVEEAGGVFTDFEGKPTIYSSTAFATNGRLHAAALARFRGDTP from the coding sequence GTGGACGCGACCCTGGCCGTCATGGTGGAGGCCGCGCGCGCGGGCGGCGCCGTCGCGCGCGAGCGGCAGCGCCGCGGCTTCGACGTCACCATCAAGGGGGACGGGTCGCCGGTGACCGATGCCGATCGCGACGCGGAGGCGGCGGTGGCGCGAGTGCTCGACGCCGCGTATCCGGAGCACGGCTGGCTCGGCGAGGAGACGGGCGGTCGGGGGTCCGCCGGCCGCCGTTTCATCGTCGATCCCATCGACGGCACGCGCAACTTCGTGAAGGGCCTGCCCCAGTGGGCGACGCTGGTGGCGCTCGAGGAGGACGGTGTGGTCACCGCGGGCGTCGTGTATCAGCCCATCATCGACGTGCTCCACGTGGCCCGGCGCGGCGAGGGCGCCTACGCCGACGGCGTCCGCATTCACGTCTCAGCGGTGAGCGAGCTGCGCGACGGCACGCTGCTCCACGGCGCGCTCGGCATGCTGCGCCCGCCGGAGCTCTGGGACGGCTTCCTGCGTCTGGTCGACGCCACCACGTATCAGCGGGGCTTCGGCGACTATCTCTCATTCACCACGGTGGCCGAGGGCAAGGGCGAGGTGGCCCTGACCCCGGGGGTGAAGCCCTGGGACCTCGCCGCGCTGCGCCTCCTCGTCGAGGAGGCGGGCGGCGTCTTTACCGACTTCGAGGGCAAGCCTACGATCTACTCATCCACCGCGTTCGCCACCAACGGGCGGTTGCACGCCGCGGCCCTCGCCCGCTTCAGAGGAGACACGCCATGA